Proteins encoded in a region of the Flavobacterium sp. MDT1-60 genome:
- a CDS encoding DUF421 domain-containing protein, whose protein sequence is MLYSYLDIILRSLAVYFFMTIALRIFGKKELSQLNTADIILILLISNSVQNAMVGPDTSLWGGLVAALALFVINFIIKKLTHKYKILNDLLLDKPEILIHDGKLDFKALSKLDISNDELKEAMREHGLEHFTDVKLCMLEIDGTISVISEDKKHLKQTHYKRKHNHKNFRK, encoded by the coding sequence ATGCTCTACTCCTATTTAGATATTATTTTAAGAAGTCTTGCCGTTTATTTTTTCATGACTATTGCTTTGAGAATTTTCGGCAAAAAAGAACTTTCGCAATTAAATACCGCCGATATCATTCTCATTTTATTGATCAGTAATTCGGTTCAAAATGCTATGGTTGGCCCTGATACCAGCCTTTGGGGAGGTTTAGTTGCTGCTTTAGCCTTGTTTGTGATTAATTTTATCATTAAAAAACTAACACACAAATACAAAATACTGAATGATTTACTTTTAGACAAACCAGAAATCTTAATTCATGATGGAAAGCTGGATTTTAAAGCATTAAGCAAATTAGACATTTCTAACGACGAATTAAAAGAAGCCATGCGAGAACATGGTTTAGAACATTTCACTGATGTAAAGCTCTGCATGCTCGAAATTGACGGGACTATAAGTGTTATTTCCGAAGACAAAAAACATCTCAAACAAACGCATTACAAAAGAAAACACAATCATAAGAATTTTAGAAAATAA
- a CDS encoding tetratricopeptide repeat protein, with amino-acid sequence MKSKYVILASALLISVATFAQKDQIKSAEKALKSGDAQGAIAILKDAENLVVNAKDVEQAQYYSVQGNAYLDLANKKVEESKNLSLAAESYKKLIDIEKASGKLKYSTQAAASITEIKGKLINSAIADSQANKNAEGAKKLYDAYLLDKKDTINLYYAASTAVNAQDYKTALPMYEELKKLNYSGKGTSYTALNKASGNEDGFNTANERDLAVKLGTHEKPKTETIPSKRGEIYKNLALIMVQEGRTEDAKKAIADARKTNPEDSSLILTEANLYLETKDFDTYKKLVGEALQKDPNNADLIFNLGVISGNAGNKADAEKYYLKAIEINPSYTNAYLNLAALKLEAEKPIIDEMNKLGTSDKDTKRYNVLKGQREDVFKGVIPYLKKAHELDPKNEDVSKTLLGVYKALEMTAEAKALKATMN; translated from the coding sequence ATGAAAAGTAAATATGTAATACTTGCATCAGCATTATTGATTTCAGTAGCTACTTTTGCTCAAAAAGATCAGATTAAAAGTGCTGAAAAAGCATTAAAAAGCGGAGATGCTCAGGGAGCAATTGCGATATTAAAAGATGCAGAAAATTTGGTGGTTAACGCCAAAGATGTTGAACAGGCACAGTACTACTCTGTACAAGGAAATGCTTACCTGGATTTAGCGAATAAAAAAGTAGAGGAGAGTAAAAATTTATCACTTGCCGCTGAAAGCTATAAAAAATTAATTGATATTGAAAAAGCGTCTGGGAAATTGAAATATTCAACTCAGGCTGCTGCTTCAATTACTGAAATAAAAGGGAAATTGATTAATTCTGCTATTGCAGATAGTCAGGCAAACAAGAATGCAGAAGGTGCGAAAAAATTGTATGATGCTTATTTATTAGATAAAAAAGATACTATCAATTTATACTATGCAGCTTCTACAGCAGTAAATGCTCAGGATTATAAAACTGCTTTGCCAATGTATGAAGAATTGAAAAAATTGAATTATTCTGGTAAAGGAACTAGTTATACCGCTTTAAATAAAGCTTCTGGTAATGAAGACGGTTTTAATACTGCTAATGAAAGAGATTTAGCTGTAAAATTAGGAACTCACGAAAAGCCTAAAACTGAAACTATCCCTTCTAAAAGAGGAGAAATCTATAAAAACTTAGCTTTAATTATGGTTCAGGAAGGTCGTACAGAAGATGCTAAAAAAGCAATTGCTGATGCGAGAAAAACGAATCCTGAAGATAGTTCTTTGATTCTTACAGAGGCTAACTTATATCTTGAAACTAAAGATTTCGATACTTACAAAAAATTAGTTGGTGAGGCTCTGCAAAAAGATCCAAACAACGCTGACTTGATTTTCAATTTAGGAGTTATCAGTGGTAACGCAGGTAACAAAGCAGATGCTGAGAAATATTACCTGAAAGCGATTGAAATCAATCCAAGCTATACAAATGCATATCTTAATCTTGCAGCTTTAAAATTAGAGGCTGAAAAACCAATTATCGATGAGATGAATAAATTGGGGACTTCTGATAAAGATACGAAACGTTATAATGTTTTAAAAGGACAAAGAGAAGACGTTTTTAAAGGTGTTATTCCTTACCTTAAAAAAGCACACGAATTAGATCCTAAAAACGAAGATGTATCTAAAACATTATTAGGTGTTTACAAAGCGTTAGAAATGACTGCTGAAGCAAAAGCATTAAAAGCGACAATGAACTAA
- a CDS encoding OsmC family protein — MKFTRKANANWKGTGMEGAGTISTQSTTLNNAQLSFKTRFADGVGTNPEELVAAAHSGCFTMQLSFLLNEGGFTADDLSTEATVTFEDGTITLIHLDLKGKVPSISAEEFEKTAVKAKEICPISKLLNTTITLSATLV, encoded by the coding sequence ATGAAATTTACTAGAAAAGCAAATGCCAACTGGAAAGGAACAGGCATGGAAGGAGCCGGAACAATCAGTACTCAAAGTACAACATTAAATAATGCGCAATTATCCTTTAAAACAAGATTTGCAGATGGCGTTGGTACAAATCCGGAAGAACTTGTTGCTGCAGCGCATTCAGGCTGTTTTACAATGCAATTAAGTTTCTTATTGAATGAAGGAGGTTTTACAGCAGATGATCTATCTACAGAAGCGACAGTAACTTTTGAAGACGGAACCATTACCCTAATTCACTTAGATTTAAAAGGGAAAGTGCCTTCAATTTCAGCTGAAGAATTTGAAAAAACAGCTGTAAAAGCAAAAGAAATCTGTCCGATTTCCAAGCTTTTAAACACAACTATTACATTATCTGCTACTTTAGTTTAG
- a CDS encoding ATP-dependent Clp protease ATP-binding subunit, translated as MDDNFSPRVKDVITYSKEEALRLGHDFIGTEHLMLGILRDGNGKAIHILNNLAVDLDHLRRKVEILSPANQSVEVNAEKKNLHLTRQAERALKTTFLEAKVFQSSSISTAHLLLCILRNENDPTTKLLNKLKIDYDIAKEQYLNMTPNEEEFLENLPRNESYNDDSGQDDSLKESSFNNPANKSNKKSKTPVLDNFGRDLTEMAEEGKLDPVVGREKEIERVSQILSRRKKNNPLLIGEPGVGKSAIAEGLALRIIQKKVSRILFNKRVVTLDLASLVAGTKYRGQFEERMKAVMNELEKNDDIILFIDEIHTIVGAGGATGSLDASNMFKPALARGEIQCIGATTLDEYRQYIEKDGALERRFQKVIVEPTSVEETIAILNNVKDKYEDHHNVTYTQEAIEACVKLTNRYMSERFLPDKAIDALDEAGSRVHITNIDVPKQILDLERQLEEVRENKNMVVKKQKYEEAAKLRDDEKRIEKDLAVAQEQWEEDSKNNRIEVTEDNVADVVSMMTGIPVNRIAQTESNKLAKLPELIQNKVIGQNEAVLKIARSIQRNRAGLKDPNKPIGSFIFLGQTGVGKTQLAKVLAKELFDSEDALVRIDMSEYMEKFAISRLVGAPPGYVGYEEGGQLTEKVRRKPYCVVLLDEIEKAHPDVFNMMLQVLDDGYLTDSLGRKIDFKNTIIIMTSNVGARQLKDFGQGVGFGTAAKVAQADENSKSIIENALKKTFAPEFLNRIDDVIVFNALEKADIDLIIEIELKKLYSRVSELGYKLNLTDKAKAFIAEKGFDRQFGARPLKRAIQKYVEDLLAEEIITSKIHSGDEILMDLKEDSQELSVEIHKAEEPTNQ; from the coding sequence ATGGATGATAATTTTTCACCAAGAGTAAAAGATGTTATTACATACAGTAAGGAAGAAGCCCTTCGTTTAGGACACGACTTTATTGGTACTGAACATCTAATGCTAGGCATTTTAAGAGATGGTAACGGAAAAGCTATTCATATACTTAATAACCTAGCAGTCGATTTAGACCATTTACGCAGGAAGGTAGAAATACTGAGTCCAGCCAACCAGAGCGTTGAAGTAAATGCTGAAAAGAAAAATCTTCATCTTACGCGTCAGGCGGAAAGAGCCCTGAAGACAACTTTCCTGGAAGCTAAAGTATTTCAAAGCTCGTCGATTAGCACGGCACACTTGCTTTTATGCATCTTACGAAACGAAAACGATCCAACAACCAAGCTGTTGAATAAACTAAAAATAGATTATGACATAGCTAAAGAACAATACTTAAACATGACGCCAAACGAAGAAGAATTCTTAGAAAACTTGCCAAGAAACGAATCGTACAATGACGATTCAGGACAAGATGACAGTCTTAAAGAAAGTAGTTTTAACAATCCAGCCAATAAGTCAAACAAAAAATCTAAGACTCCGGTTTTAGATAATTTTGGGAGAGATTTAACAGAAATGGCAGAAGAAGGAAAACTAGATCCGGTAGTGGGACGCGAGAAAGAAATTGAACGTGTTTCACAGATTTTAAGCCGTAGAAAAAAGAACAACCCGCTGCTTATTGGAGAACCTGGAGTTGGTAAATCTGCTATTGCAGAAGGACTTGCTTTGCGTATCATCCAAAAGAAAGTATCCCGTATTCTTTTTAACAAACGTGTTGTTACCCTTGATCTTGCCAGCTTAGTTGCCGGAACGAAATACAGAGGACAATTTGAAGAAAGAATGAAAGCTGTAATGAATGAGCTTGAAAAAAATGACGATATCATTCTTTTTATTGATGAAATTCACACTATTGTAGGTGCTGGAGGAGCAACAGGTTCACTTGATGCTTCAAACATGTTCAAACCTGCTTTGGCAAGAGGTGAAATCCAATGTATTGGTGCTACCACTCTTGATGAGTACAGACAATATATAGAAAAAGATGGTGCTTTAGAAAGACGTTTCCAAAAAGTAATCGTGGAGCCAACTTCTGTTGAAGAAACGATTGCAATTTTGAATAACGTAAAAGATAAATACGAAGATCACCACAATGTTACCTACACTCAGGAAGCAATTGAAGCGTGCGTTAAATTAACAAACAGATATATGTCTGAGCGTTTTTTACCGGACAAAGCTATTGATGCTCTTGACGAAGCTGGTTCTCGTGTACACATTACTAATATTGATGTTCCTAAACAAATTCTTGATTTAGAGCGTCAATTAGAAGAAGTGCGTGAAAACAAAAACATGGTAGTTAAAAAACAAAAATATGAAGAGGCTGCCAAACTTCGTGATGATGAAAAACGTATTGAAAAAGATCTTGCTGTTGCACAGGAACAATGGGAAGAAGATTCTAAAAATAACAGAATTGAGGTTACAGAAGATAATGTAGCCGATGTTGTTTCAATGATGACCGGAATTCCAGTAAACAGAATTGCACAGACAGAAAGCAACAAATTAGCCAAATTACCTGAATTGATTCAGAATAAAGTAATTGGTCAAAATGAAGCTGTATTGAAAATTGCACGTTCTATTCAACGTAACAGAGCCGGACTTAAAGACCCGAACAAACCAATTGGTTCGTTCATTTTCTTAGGTCAGACAGGAGTTGGTAAAACACAATTAGCAAAAGTTTTAGCAAAAGAATTATTCGATTCTGAAGATGCATTAGTTCGTATCGACATGAGCGAATACATGGAAAAATTTGCTATCTCTCGTTTAGTTGGAGCACCTCCGGGATACGTAGGATACGAAGAAGGTGGTCAATTGACTGAAAAAGTTCGTAGAAAACCATATTGTGTTGTTCTTTTAGATGAGATCGAAAAAGCGCATCCAGATGTGTTTAATATGATGCTTCAGGTGTTAGACGATGGTTATTTAACAGATAGTTTAGGTCGCAAAATTGACTTTAAAAACACTATCATTATTATGACTTCTAATGTTGGAGCACGCCAGTTGAAAGATTTTGGACAAGGTGTAGGTTTCGGAACTGCTGCTAAAGTGGCTCAGGCTGATGAAAACTCAAAAAGCATTATCGAAAATGCATTGAAGAAAACCTTTGCTCCTGAATTCTTAAACAGAATTGATGATGTAATCGTGTTCAATGCTTTAGAAAAAGCTGATATTGATTTGATTATCGAAATTGAACTTAAAAAACTATATTCTCGTGTTTCTGAATTAGGATACAAATTAAATCTTACTGATAAAGCAAAAGCATTTATCGCTGAGAAAGGTTTTGACAGACAATTTGGAGCAAGACCTCTAAAAAGAGCGATTCAGAAATATGTTGAAGATTTGTTAGCTGAAGAAATCATCACCTCAAAAATACATTCAGGAGATGAAATACTAATGGATCTGAAAGAAGACTCTCAAGAACTTTCAGTAGAAATACACAAAGCAGAAGAGCCGACTAATCAATAA
- the rimK gene encoding 30S ribosomal protein S6--L-glutamate ligase, with the protein MLQNKVILGSEEWCSFPELGIPTIKARVDSGAKTSAMHAINIAPFIKNDANWVKFDINPIQNNIKTIIHCEAPLVDKRIVKSSSGFREHRYVIQTNLKIGDVKWPIEMTLTNRDSMGFRMLLGREAMSGRVLVDPEEKYMLGQPSPEALKELYQNSEKATSGLRIGLLASNPELYSNKRIMEAGEMRGHEMHFLNIKECYMKLDAKTPEIHYRGGKILNQFDAIIPRIRPSITFYGCALTRQFEALKVFVLNSATAITQSRDKLYSLQLLLNSGIDIPTTGFANSPLDTDNLIKMVGGSPLIVKLLEGTQGKGVVLAETKKAAESVINAFKSLNANILVQEFIKEANGKDIRCFVIDGKVVAAIQREAMPGEFRANIHLGGTASVIKVTAEEKKIAIKAAKAMDLKVAGVDIIRSSKGPLLLEVNSSPGLEGIEGATNKDIAGEMIKAIEKNFKIIS; encoded by the coding sequence ATGCTTCAAAATAAAGTCATTTTAGGTAGCGAAGAATGGTGCTCATTTCCAGAACTCGGAATTCCAACAATTAAAGCTCGTGTGGATTCTGGTGCCAAAACTTCGGCAATGCACGCCATAAACATAGCTCCTTTCATAAAAAATGATGCTAATTGGGTCAAATTTGATATTAACCCAATTCAAAATAATATTAAAACCATCATTCATTGCGAAGCTCCGTTGGTTGATAAAAGAATTGTAAAGAGCTCAAGTGGTTTTAGAGAACATCGTTATGTTATTCAAACAAATCTAAAAATTGGCGATGTAAAATGGCCAATAGAAATGACGTTGACCAATCGTGACTCGATGGGTTTTCGTATGCTTTTAGGTCGTGAAGCCATGAGTGGACGCGTATTAGTTGATCCCGAAGAAAAATATATGTTGGGACAACCAAGTCCTGAAGCGCTAAAAGAATTATATCAAAACTCTGAAAAAGCAACTTCTGGTTTACGTATTGGACTTTTAGCAAGTAATCCTGAATTATACAGTAATAAAAGAATCATGGAAGCGGGCGAAATGCGCGGTCATGAAATGCATTTTTTGAACATCAAGGAATGCTATATGAAGCTTGACGCTAAAACTCCTGAAATTCATTATCGTGGTGGAAAAATATTAAATCAGTTTGATGCTATTATTCCGAGAATTCGACCAAGTATTACTTTTTACGGTTGTGCTTTGACCCGTCAATTTGAAGCTTTGAAGGTTTTCGTTTTGAATTCAGCTACAGCCATTACACAATCACGTGATAAATTATATTCCCTGCAATTGCTTTTAAACAGCGGAATTGATATTCCAACTACTGGTTTTGCCAATTCTCCTTTGGACACCGATAATTTAATTAAAATGGTTGGAGGTTCACCTTTAATCGTAAAATTATTAGAAGGAACACAAGGAAAAGGAGTTGTTTTAGCAGAAACCAAAAAAGCGGCGGAAAGTGTTATCAACGCGTTCAAAAGTTTAAATGCAAACATTTTAGTTCAGGAATTCATCAAAGAAGCCAACGGAAAAGACATTCGTTGTTTTGTAATTGATGGAAAAGTGGTTGCCGCTATTCAACGTGAAGCGATGCCTGGCGAATTTAGAGCAAATATTCACCTGGGCGGAACAGCATCAGTTATAAAAGTAACAGCCGAAGAGAAAAAAATTGCCATAAAAGCCGCAAAAGCAATGGACTTAAAAGTGGCCGGTGTCGATATTATTCGCTCATCAAAAGGACCATTATTACTGGAAGTGAATTCATCACCAGGCTTAGAAGGAATTGAAGGCGCAACCAACAAAGATATTGCCGGTGAAATGATTAAAGCAATCGAGAAGAATTTCAAAATAATTAGTTAG
- the gyrA gene encoding DNA gyrase subunit A encodes MSEGEKLIPINIEDEMKSAYIDYSMSVIVSRALPDVRDGLKPVHRRVLYGMYDLGVTSRSAHKKSARIVGEVLGKYHPHGDTSVYDAMVRMAQEWSMRYLLVDGQGNFGSVDGDSPAAMRYTEARMRKISEDIMADIEKETVDFQLNFDDTLYEPKVMPTRVPTLLVNGATGIAVGMATNMPPHNLTEVINGTLAYLDNNDIEIDELITHIKAPDFPTGGVIYGYEGVREAFKTGRGRIVMRAKVGFEEVDGRECIIVTEIPYQVNKAEMIKRTADLVNDKKIEGIANIRDESDRNGMRIVYILKRDATPNVVLNTLYKFTALQSSFSVNNIALVKGRPQMLNLKDMIHYFIEHRHDVVVRRTQFELRKAEERAHILEGLIIASDNIDEVIAIIRGSKNTEEAREKLIERFKLSDIQARAIVEMRLRQLTGLEQDKLRAEFEELMKLIEHLKALLADVDLRTNLIKEELEEIREKYGDERRSVIEYSGGDVSIEDLIADENVVITISHAGYIKRTNLTEYKTQNRGGVGQKSAGTRDQDFLEHMFVATNHQYMMFFTQKGKCFWMRVYEIPEGSKTAKGRAIQNLVNIESDDKVKAFICTQDLKDKDYINSHNLVMVTKKGQVKKTSLEKYSKPRVNGVAAITIKEGDELMGAQLTNGESQIILAVKSGKLVRFEETKTRPMGRTASGVRGITLKDDTDEVIGMVTVDKNDINDSQILVVTENGYGKRTKLVDEDGEDVYRITNRGGKGVKTLNITEKTGKLISINAVTDADDLMIINKSGLTIRMAIEDLRVMGRATQGVRLINLKGKDSIAAVTKVMKDDVEEVIVDEEGNVVGPVIERVKPDLEVLEDDGTVEDDDDDDSDEEIVDEDDSEEEESEE; translated from the coding sequence ATGTCTGAAGGAGAAAAGTTAATTCCTATTAACATAGAAGATGAAATGAAATCAGCTTACATCGATTATTCGATGTCAGTAATCGTATCTAGAGCACTTCCTGATGTTAGAGATGGCTTGAAACCAGTACATCGAAGAGTTCTTTACGGAATGTATGACTTAGGAGTAACATCAAGATCTGCCCACAAAAAATCTGCGAGAATCGTAGGAGAGGTTCTGGGTAAGTACCACCCGCACGGAGATACCTCTGTTTATGATGCGATGGTGCGTATGGCCCAAGAGTGGAGTATGCGATATTTATTAGTGGACGGTCAGGGTAACTTTGGATCTGTTGATGGTGACAGTCCTGCAGCAATGCGTTATACTGAGGCCAGAATGCGTAAAATCTCTGAAGATATTATGGCAGATATCGAAAAAGAAACAGTTGATTTTCAATTGAACTTTGACGATACTTTATATGAGCCAAAAGTAATGCCAACAAGAGTTCCTACTTTATTAGTAAACGGAGCAACAGGTATTGCAGTTGGTATGGCTACTAATATGCCTCCACACAATTTAACGGAAGTGATCAACGGTACTTTAGCGTATCTTGATAATAATGATATTGAAATAGACGAATTAATAACGCATATTAAAGCTCCCGATTTTCCAACTGGTGGTGTAATATATGGTTATGAAGGCGTTCGTGAAGCTTTTAAAACAGGTAGAGGACGTATTGTAATGCGTGCTAAAGTTGGTTTTGAAGAAGTTGACGGAAGAGAATGTATTATTGTGACTGAAATTCCATATCAGGTTAACAAAGCCGAAATGATCAAACGTACGGCTGATTTGGTTAACGATAAAAAAATTGAAGGTATTGCGAATATTCGTGACGAATCGGATAGAAACGGTATGCGTATCGTTTATATCCTGAAACGTGATGCTACGCCAAACGTAGTTTTGAATACCTTATATAAATTTACCGCATTACAATCTTCTTTTAGTGTAAATAATATTGCACTTGTAAAAGGTCGCCCACAAATGTTGAATCTAAAAGATATGATTCACTACTTTATTGAGCACCGCCATGATGTTGTAGTTCGCAGAACGCAATTTGAATTGCGTAAAGCAGAAGAAAGAGCGCATATATTAGAAGGTCTAATTATTGCATCTGATAATATTGATGAAGTAATTGCTATCATCAGAGGTTCTAAGAATACAGAAGAAGCTCGTGAGAAGTTAATCGAAAGATTCAAATTATCAGATATTCAGGCTCGTGCTATTGTTGAGATGCGTTTGCGCCAGTTAACAGGTCTGGAACAAGATAAGTTAAGAGCAGAGTTTGAAGAATTAATGAAATTAATTGAGCACTTAAAAGCATTGTTAGCTGATGTTGATTTAAGAACTAACTTAATTAAGGAAGAACTTGAAGAAATTCGTGAGAAATACGGAGATGAGCGTCGTTCTGTAATTGAATATTCTGGTGGAGATGTAAGTATTGAAGATTTAATTGCAGATGAAAATGTGGTTATTACAATTTCACACGCAGGTTACATCAAACGTACAAACCTTACAGAATACAAAACTCAAAATAGAGGAGGAGTTGGGCAAAAAAGTGCCGGAACAAGAGATCAGGATTTCCTTGAGCATATGTTCGTTGCAACCAACCACCAATATATGATGTTCTTTACGCAAAAAGGAAAATGTTTCTGGATGCGTGTTTATGAAATTCCGGAAGGAAGTAAAACAGCAAAAGGCAGAGCAATTCAAAACTTGGTAAACATTGAAAGTGATGATAAGGTTAAAGCTTTCATATGTACGCAAGACTTAAAAGATAAAGATTATATCAACAGTCATAATCTTGTAATGGTTACTAAAAAAGGCCAGGTAAAGAAAACTTCTTTAGAGAAATATTCTAAACCAAGAGTAAATGGTGTTGCTGCTATTACGATTAAGGAAGGTGATGAATTAATGGGGGCACAATTAACTAACGGAGAAAGCCAAATTATCTTAGCAGTTAAGTCTGGTAAATTGGTTCGTTTTGAAGAAACCAAAACACGTCCGATGGGAAGAACGGCTTCGGGAGTTCGTGGAATTACTTTAAAAGATGATACGGATGAAGTAATTGGTATGGTTACTGTTGATAAAAATGATATTAATGATTCGCAAATTTTAGTTGTAACTGAAAATGGATATGGAAAACGTACCAAATTAGTTGATGAGGATGGTGAAGATGTTTACAGAATTACAAATCGTGGAGGTAAAGGTGTTAAAACGCTTAATATCACAGAGAAAACAGGAAAACTTATTTCGATTAATGCTGTAACAGATGCTGATGATTTAATGATTATCAATAAATCTGGATTAACTATTAGAATGGCTATTGAAGATTTACGTGTTATGGGTCGTGCTACTCAGGGTGTGCGATTAATTAACCTAAAAGGAAAAGATTCTATTGCTGCTGTAACGAAAGTTATGAAAGATGATGTCGAAGAGGTTATTGTTGATGAAGAAGGAAATGTAGTAGGGCCTGTTATCGAAAGAGTTAAACCAGATTTAGAAGTTCTTGAAGATGATGGAACAGTAGAAGATGACGACGATGATGATTCTGATGAAGAAATAGTAGACGAGGATGACTCTGAGGAAGAGGAATCAGAGGAATAA